The nucleotide sequence tctgaaaacaggaatggggagaaatggcacaATACTCAGTGTTTCTCCTGATTAGACTTCAGGCTCCTTTTCTGTCATGATGAGACTAGACCATATAAGGACCATTTACTTACAACCTGCTCAAGTTTGCCATATGGCAGGAAGGCTGTCCACACTAGTTGCATGAATGTAACGGAATTTCTTGTTTTGGAACTGGCTTGTGTCTGGTCAGCTCCTAAAGTAAGCAGTGAGCTTTTCTTTGTCTTGGAGAGGCTGTGCACACATGTGCATACTATACCTGGAAAGAGGAGATGTTCTGCAGTCCTGACTCAGAGCACATAGAACATTTAAAGGGATGatatagtgattttttttttttctgtgatcaTGGTACACATTTAGTTTTGCAGTAAGAGATGCatatacatgtttttaaaaatctccatTTATATAATCAGAAGTGAAACACTGAACAAAAGTATGTTGTTCCAAATGTTTAATTGgttttgaaaaacacaaaaaacatcTTTAAAGAAGCAGGCTATACATATTGTGTGCTTTTCCATAGAAATAAGAAATGGTTGAGGTGACTTGTTGTGTTTTATATCTGTTTTATTCAGGCTCAGCAGTTCAAATACGAAGTTGTGTTCCGAGAACCAGACACTTGGTGGAAATTTAAACCAAAAGAACTTGAAAGGTAagaatgtaaaggaaaaattcaTATTAGATTGTATATCTTTCATAGTCTATAAactatgattttttaaaaaggtattgCTAAGTACAGTGACTGGTAAAGTACCAAGATATCAGTCTATTTTTGTGATCAtaagtagttttaaaatattttttctacaaTACTAACTTTTATGGGATTTTATATGTATTATGAGATTTTTTGCTGTCACTTTATTCTAATTACATTAGAAAGATACTATTAGTGATAGATATGATGTAATGTTTTAGCGGTTGCAGTTGTTCTGCATTTAAGGTACAGTGACTGCTCCTTTGGGTTCCTGAGGTTGCAGAAATGATGTTGATTTGGGGCTAGTTTTGCATCCGGCTGATCTGTTGCCTTACTTAAAATGTGTGTGCTGTCGTCTCATGGCCTGAGAGGGACAAACCCTTGTGCATCACCATTGTTGTTAACCTCTTCTTCAGCAGGACCTTCTACACAGTCATAGAGCCATTACTTAAAGCCAAAATAGGCAAGATGTAAACCCTATGCAAGTGAATAATAAGGTAGCTAGAAAattggctggatgccaggttcAAATGGTATGATCAGTAGTTCAAAGTGCAAGAGGAGGTTGTTGTCGCTCTAGGATGAATACGAGGGCCACTACTATTTATCGTCCTTTTTATGACTTGGATGTTGGGACAGAATGTCCTCTTAGCAGATCTGCAGATAATACTGAATTgaacaagaataattttttcagcCTTAGGAAGAGAACATTAAGGAAGGATCATGTTGTTGGCTTCAGCTACCTTTTGGGAGGTTATAGAGAAGACTAAAAAGATCTCTCCTGAGAAGGGTGCAGGGATGGCACAAAACAAACATAAGCAAGTTGGAACGTGGGAAATTTTGattacataaaagaaaaaacccaaaacttacTTTGaaagggtggtgaggcactgaaAGAGGTAGCCCATAGAGTTTGCAGGCTTTCAGTCATTAGCGATATTCAGAATTTGACAAGACAAAGCTCTgtgcaacctgatctagctgtACCTCTTCTGAGTAGGGGGTTGGACTgtgtgacctccagaggtctctttcagtgtaaattattttgtgattttgtaATATCTGTTGTCATCTGAATTTGCGTGCTTAGCTTAAGGCTGGCCGCTTTTCAAGTGAGGTAAggaagtttggttttttccctaaaataGAACTTAAACATTTTATCCAGTACCTTCAATTTCTCTTTTGCCATCCTTGGCAAGGTTCACTTGTTCTAGGTGGAACTGCTGCAGAGCACATTGCTAGTTGCTGTTTAACAGAGTCAGTGAAAATTCCTAGCCAAAGGGTGTCCAAAATAATAGGTGAATAGGTTTTTCTCAAGGCTCAGGGAGTTCTTAGTTAAGCAAAATTGGAGAAGGAAGACTGAATTCAGAAATTTACTGTACCCAGTTTGATATCCTGCATCACTGTCAGGATCTGATGTGGTGTGTTTCTCATACTTATTTGAGGAAGATGCATTACTGGTACAGTGTTAGATTTTAGTATTAAGCAAAACATCCTGTTGCAGAACAGGGTCACCAGGTGGGGTGGAAAAGTCAAGTGGAGCCGCAATTTATCTGAGACCCCCTGTTTGGAATGCCTTAGTGCACTGATACAGAAAGAATTGCTGTTTCACAGCTTTTGTCCTGGCCCCCTGAATTCTCTGGTTAGTCTTGCGGTAAACTAAATTATTATTGAATTATCTTCTTTTACTGTAATATACaaatctgaaatgtttatttttaattttttttttaatttataggCGAAATATTCACGGTGTATCTAAAGAAAAGATCAAAAGAATGTTGGAACAATATGAACCCTGCCTTACTGTTAGTTCAATATTGGATTCTTCAGTCCCAGACAAATCAGAAGCTGCTGGCTGGAGTGAAGATCCTTGTCAGGAGGAAAGCTATAGGTTAGATTATTTTACTAGCTTTGTAGTCTCAAATAAAAGGCTAAAAATTCAGACTTCATAGCAGTGGAACCTGGATAATGCTGTTGAACAgtgaatgcattaaaaaaattaaataataaaaagaaatacactacctagttttcttaatttttaagaatttcAAGATTTCTAGACATGGGTAGTCAAAGGATCTAGTGAACTTTCTGATGCTTTTTGAATACCTCCCAGTATGGCTGTGTATTACTTTTCAATAAACTAattttgatttacttttttgtATCTTAGAAATGTGCTGTTGGATGTGTGTTGTAGATATAAAACACTTAAAGTctacaaaatgcttttcagaagaaTGTAATTCCAAATACAAGCAAACTACTATTTCTGAGTCTTTGTGTTGGTATTATATGATGTCTTTGTAGTAGAAGATGGATTCTTGGTGTAGTAGTAATGAGTCTTCTACTTTCTCTTGATTATAATTAGTTTAGACCTGTCTAGATTTATGCTGGTTGTATACACGACTATTGTAGTGGCTAATCTGAGTAATGCTGTATATGCATTATAACAATGCTTAGGAAATCAGATTTTATTATAGTTGTTATTTCAATGGCGTTTTGCATGCTTTATGTATTTGAAATGAACTGGGCACTGATAATTAATGTAATGTAGTTGACTGTGAAAATGGTATGACAAGAAATGGCACATCATCTCCTAGTTAACttttagattttctttagcATTGCACCATGAGGAGAGAGCAACAGTCATTAAATAGTCATATTTACCAGGTTTGCTGATCTGAAGGAGGAAAtgtctggcagcagagtgcttCATACATAACTGAATGCTGGGAATGGGGGATAATAGACTTCtgagaaagtaaaaaaggaaTACTTACCAAGgaaagttttgctttgcttagcTCCATCGTTTTTAGAAAGGAGTGTTGAGGCTAGGGCTAAGTCAtcttaaatgtgttttcctcTCACTAGAGTTCTCCAGCTGGGTGGCTAGTGTCCTAAAAGGTGGTTTCTGGTCTGTAATGTGAAAATACTAAATAGCGAAGCCAAAATTGAAACTGCGGACAAGTGCTTAAAGAAGGTTTGAAATGGGTTTATCTTTCATTCCAATTTGTCTTTCAGAAAGAGAGAAGCACATTCTGATGCaatggaagaaaaaccttttgCTTCTGATGTGGAGCCTCTTGAATtagctgaaaacaagaaaacttttCCCAGTACTTCTCTAATATTAGAAAGTAGCTGTGATCctgaacattttcagaaagagggaaaagaactggaaaacaaCTCAGTGGAACACAATTCTGAGAACAGCACTGTTCAGGATGACTTGGATGTTTGTTCATCAGATTGTGTAGAAAAAGAACTGCCcttagagaagaaagaagaaacgggagaaaaaatagaagaaaatactgaaacaaaaatggatGAGGTTGTTGTGACCACGACTGAAGAGACTGTGTGCTTGAGTACGGGAGGAGCTGAGGAACACAGTGATAACATCATTCTCAAAGTTCAAACTGAAGTTGAACAATCTggcaaaatatttacagaaccAAAATCAACACAAAGTAGTAACATAGGGGAACCAAGCAGTTCAGCTTTTGACACGTCAGGAAAACCAGAACTACTAAACTTTCTGGGTGACTGGCCTGTAGAACAAACAATGGGACAGAGAGTCAAAAGAGCTAGACGACTAGAAAAATCTACTCTGAAGAGCGATACAGAAGGTAAAACTCCCAGTCAGCAGCATCCTGGGTTAGGTGAAGAGCAAGCAGGCCTGCCTGGGACCTGTACTGTTGAAAAAGGACATGAGGAAGAAAATCGAGCCTCTAGCTGTTCCTCTGTTAGTTCAGATAAAGTCACACCGGAGTTGCAAATGATAGGACATTGGCCTGTCTCAGGTTCATTAGAACAGAGACAACAAAGGTCAAGGAGAATGAGAAAGACAAGTCTAAATCAGTCTGATGAAGGTAGAAATACTGAAGGTGACATTAGTAGAAATGTTCTTGAGACTGTAGATGTGCTTTGTGGGACACCTGTGAACACTGCAGAGCAACCGGATTCAAAGAGTTTACATGTGCACCAACCTGGACCAGCAGCTAGTGAAACAGTAGGTGAGAAAAAATCTCAGCAAAATAAGAGAATGAGGAAACACCACAAATTAGCTCTCACTTTTACAAACAACAATTTGGTCCATCCCAAAGAGGAGGAACACTTGTCTGTGGTTAATGCAGTGGAAGAGAAACATGGTATGTGCACATGTAGCCAAAAAAGTAGCTATTCACAGACTGAATCACAGGACTTCGCTCTCTTGTGGaggttagaaaagaaaatgctttttcctgAAACTACCAAAGTATTGCATGGCAGACTGGACGGCTTCAAGCCCAAAGACCTAGATAATGCATCAGAttctaaggaaaaaataccCTATCGAGTTATGTATGATAAAAGTACATTTGTGGAAGAAAGTGAACTTATCAATATTGATGAGTCTGAAGAGCTAAATATGCTGTGTAAGCTCTTTGAGTCTGTTTCATTTGATGCACTGAAAGATCTGTATGAAAGATGTAACAAAGACATAGACTGGGCCACAGGTCTGCTGTTAGACTCTGAAAAGTTACGCAAAGATGTTGAAACTGAGCGCTTTCAAGCAAGAGAAGCTGAGCCAGTTGTTGCAGACCTTGATTTCAAGGCAAGTACAAACTATGGTGAGAGTCTCAAAGACTGTGAACAAATGCCACAAATAACTGGGGCTGGTGATATCTCTGAGCCTTCAGAAGACAAGAACGCATCACTCAGCCTTGCAGAAAGTAGGGCTACCAAGGCAACTGTGACAGATGCTGATGTGTCTAACTTGTTGGCTGCTACCTCACTGAATGACGCGGTAGAACTGAAAAATTCTGGAGATACAGCCCCTAGAACTGAcgcaggcagcccagcagcaggtaTTATTGAGCCATCCATTTCAGGAGACCAGAAGATAGAGTCCGAGAGTCCTGTTGAAGAAGCTATAAGCAAGCCATTAGTCTCACAACTTGATGCAGGTTCATGTGTACCCGTGGCTTTGTGTGGTGGTCCTAACATGACTTCTACCGATTTGAAATTTGAATTAAATAACGAAAGTGACAGTAACCCTTCAGAAAGCAATGCAGAGGATTCCCAAGTGACTGCTTCGTTACTGGAAATGGATCATGTATCTCTGGTGGGTCCTAGAAGGGGTAAGGAACTGGAGACAGATAAAGAAACCCAGAGGAGTTCCAGGGAGATATGCagtaaagaagaaatagaaactCCAAGCTGGGATGAAACTAAAGTCAAGATACAAAGCCCTATACTAGCATCACATGCAGCCTTCAATATAGATTGCTTGGAACTAACATTACCTCCTGAACTGGCACTCcaactgaaagaaatatttgggCCTGTTGGCATTGATGCAGGTAATGGCATCATTATATccatatttttatgaaaaaactCAGTTTGGGTAAGAAAACCTTTCTTCCTTtgcctgtgctttttttccccccttgtgCTTGATTTTTAGGGAACAGATTTGCACACTTCCTCGTGttactgtttgcttttgttaatCCAAAAATGGAACTGAACTAAGTGTGgcaaaaaatataaatgcagtGGTGCAACCGTCTGCCTTTGTCTTTTTGTATATGAGCATACTTTAAAAGCAtaacaaaatgtatttgcttctTTGCATTTTGAGCAACAGGCCTTTGAGTCTATGTTCAAATTCTGAAGGGATATTAAGACGATGAGGAAGATGCAAGTTATGAGTggttaggaaaaaagaaagaaaaaaagaaagcgtTAGGCATTAGTTAAATaggggaaggagaagatgaGTGGTTTAAAGAGAAGATAAAGGGTGGCTATTcttaaaagatgaaaacagaCTAGTCTGCCAAGAGACTATGATGAAGGAAGCCATAAGCAGCTTGAACATGCATCACAAAAGTTAGACTgataggaaaaggaagaaaagaaaacacaaggaaTTTTTGGCTtgtatgttttctcttttttttttttttcctttttttcttttatcctgaAGATCATGTGTGAAGCCCTGGCTACCTGATTTATTGGTGGGTATGACTGCTGACCTCTTTGCCTTCCATGCCTACctcctcctcaaaaaaaaaaagtagtttgttTTCAATAGCAGAGAGGTGTTCTATTGTGTCCGAAATATGCCCTGTCTTTTTATTTGATACATATGTACTTCCTgcccttttatttttgaaagggtGAGAAACAATATCAGAACGATCCTTTTGGGAGAAGATATATCATTATGATACCATGATAATTCCTGCTGTTTGCTTTAGAGTTAGAGGGGATACTTGGAATTTGCTTCTCTGAGTTTCTGTTTGAAAGGAGGGATGTGACTGCTATTGGGCAATGACGAGTGTGTTGTATTACATAAAAGCAGTTGCCTGTGAATTGCAATAAAATAGGGGGAATCACAGATGTGGCTGTAAATTAACAGTGGCTTTGTAAAAGAAGGTTCTgctagaaaaacagaaaaaaggaggaaaaatgtagTTGTTCAGGTAGTCATATTTCAACAAGATGCAATTAAggttaactttttttcctccccctacCCTTTCTGAGCTTTTGAACACCAAGATAATGAATATTGTGtggaatgcctttttttttccttttttaacttaGCAGTTGCTGAAGTTTTTTGCAGGAATGACAGTTTGTGCAGAATCTCCAGAATTCAAATGCATAAGTCTAGGCTACTGTACTTTAAGTGCTTAGAGAAATTTTTGTAGAATGCTTTCactaatgtattttctttcttccataaGGATCACTAACTGTTGAGGATTGTGTGGTACATATTGATCTGAATTTAGCAAGAGTGATTcatgaaaaatggaaagagtCTATTCTGGTTAGTAGATTTCTTGCTTATATGGTATGGCATGCTTGCACTTTGTCAGACCATTTGTCTCCTTATGTGTTGGTCTAAATGGGTAAGATACTTGTATCTTTGTGAGAACAATGATAAAATACAATAGTAGTTTGTAAAATACGTGGCGTATATTAGCATGTCATTATCATCAGAACTGTTGAAAGACAGTTTAAGGGATGAAGGAATTGCATGTCATGAGTGCCTCATCACAAAACCAAGATTCTTAAAAAAGAAGGATCATAATGCACAATGTCACTACAGGCTGGATCAAAAAATCCACTGGCCAAAAATCATTACTGGCTTTTTGATATGTAAGGAGTTCTTTTATGTGTAATTATGTATACAAAATATCTCCATGTACATTAATTGAAGAGTTGTCTAACCTCCATTCTTTCATAGCCTTATGAAACTGAATGTGTTTTGGCAAAATTTTTGTTCGGTTTATTTAATTAAGGTTATGAAATGTTAGCAGTGGGGCACGTTCCTCTAGTTTAATATGTTTCAGAAAGATAGTTCTATCTTAAACTTCACATcgtaattatttttcttaaatatatttcttttaaaatagctaaTCTTTGAGAAATACCATGAGACTTTGAGAAATACTGTGAGATTTTGAAGCTGGTTTACTTAGAAGTTAGCACTTGCAAAGTTTCACTGCAAAATTTATAGCTTGCTTATAACATTCATggttttactatttttatttagaagcGTCAGAGGAGAGGTGAATCATGTAACCTGTCTGCAGAAGGTATGTATTTCTCTTAATCataaaaaatactttgctgGGGTTGCAAATATTCTCTCTATTGAAAAGTGATGGGTCCTTTCATTAAGCTAAGCCCTTGGTTCCATTTACCATTTTCTTAGGGAGgtgtggggaggaaaagaagtTAATTATAAGTGGAATCACTAGTCCCAGGTAGATGCAAGCAAAAGCCTATTATTTTGTGTACTTCAGAGAACTTAGAGAAGCTCCAGCAGTTTGGTAGGACTTCTGTGATCTCTGTGGGAAGAAAAGGGGCGACCAGAAAACTACTAGCAGAATAAGATTTCTGCAGGTGAGGGAAGGAGGTCAGAAATACAGCATTCACACATTGTTGTCCGTGTCAGAGGAATTGATTTTTAACAGGAGGATGTATGTCCTTGTTCAAAAAGTGTTAAAATAGCTAGCAATCTAGTTTTCATTCAGCTCCCAGAAGAAATGTCCCTCTTCAGCAGAACCCTGCTACTCTTGCATGGGACCTGGGTGAAGACTTGGATGGCAATGTGGGTACAATCTCTCCACTTGAATGACGAAACAGTGCTGTTAGCACTAACTCGTAGAAGTGTAAACCCAGATTGTTAAACTTCTGTCCTTAAGTTGTAGAGGAAAGGCAGGTAGACATGTAAACACAGGAGTCAATAATTTTCTTATAGAAGCAAACAAACCTCCCCACTTAACGTGTGTGCAAGGTAGTTTACAGCTGCAAGATACGTCTTGGCACTTGAAAATTTGCTGAGGGAGTGTGatggttttgcttctgttttacaAAATAGATAAAGATGATCAGACAGTCTTTGGAAAATAGATATGGGGAAGGTGAAAATaatgtggtggtggtggtgttctctgttttaacattgttttaacaaaacccaaaccatctaggttgaaaaaattaattattttagctTTGCTTGTATAAATAAGCtaataattgttttatttgtcacctcatttttattgcttttgaagGTCCTACTGTGATTCAGCAGATAGATACAGATGACTCAGACATGCTGTTATCTCAGAACGCAGAcagtaaaatacagaagaaaaaaataagctggGTTTCAGGCTCATCTAATGACACTCAGacaaaaaaaccagcaacatcagaggtttttccttttatggATCACTG is from Phalacrocorax carbo chromosome 4, bPhaCar2.1, whole genome shotgun sequence and encodes:
- the N4BP2 gene encoding NEDD4-binding protein 2 isoform X1 codes for the protein MPRRRKTGGSPSRKIGNSDRTAAAVSQGDPSRSVSSAVHSVNKEELFNSMSEMFSDLDPSVVYMVLSECDFKVENAMDYLLELSTHAKGVASSKSLGFDSVSSSLALVNQQRSVANERAEESTAEESNSEDTKEKVLSPSVQLTEELDSLIENAFQRYSLSDELPDSANDQMAHKCSVEHDDFNEFLEWEKSDSGCNVLLFPQQTGTNNEVLENCCSQPPVSHLSVQRSSPAASDAFAQILEDCDLSEIHDVVSEVYQQSNGEMSCGNSEKTQGTVLDRKSVTAASGESSQRPLELGTAVTGNPNSGCLEQHKEEVVTDFNSHQNTSLPEACVSLETSSFKTPKPADFQQTQQDYDLNFSTASCQAQQQWNLMAPIFYPSSGSHSFVTPVAVSLGQWRPVSDYRTLEKGLFFSSPVVSNAWDSNPSLKVWGNQDRNSKLNLSQAQQPPVCHMMRKKMHLIGQVLVLLRGVPGSGKSYLARTLLEDNPGGIILSTDDYFCKHGQYHYDPNRLGEAHDWNRKRAKEAFEMRISPIIIDNTNIQAWEMKPYVTLAQQFKYEVVFREPDTWWKFKPKELERRNIHGVSKEKIKRMLEQYEPCLTVSSILDSSVPDKSEAAGWSEDPCQEESYRKREAHSDAMEEKPFASDVEPLELAENKKTFPSTSLILESSCDPEHFQKEGKELENNSVEHNSENSTVQDDLDVCSSDCVEKELPLEKKEETGEKIEENTETKMDEVVVTTTEETVCLSTGGAEEHSDNIILKVQTEVEQSGKIFTEPKSTQSSNIGEPSSSAFDTSGKPELLNFLGDWPVEQTMGQRVKRARRLEKSTLKSDTEGKTPSQQHPGLGEEQAGLPGTCTVEKGHEEENRASSCSSVSSDKVTPELQMIGHWPVSGSLEQRQQRSRRMRKTSLNQSDEGRNTEGDISRNVLETVDVLCGTPVNTAEQPDSKSLHVHQPGPAASETVGEKKSQQNKRMRKHHKLALTFTNNNLVHPKEEEHLSVVNAVEEKHGMCTCSQKSSYSQTESQDFALLWRLEKKMLFPETTKVLHGRLDGFKPKDLDNASDSKEKIPYRVMYDKSTFVEESELINIDESEELNMLCKLFESVSFDALKDLYERCNKDIDWATGLLLDSEKLRKDVETERFQAREAEPVVADLDFKASTNYGESLKDCEQMPQITGAGDISEPSEDKNASLSLAESRATKATVTDADVSNLLAATSLNDAVELKNSGDTAPRTDAGSPAAGIIEPSISGDQKIESESPVEEAISKPLVSQLDAGSCVPVALCGGPNMTSTDLKFELNNESDSNPSESNAEDSQVTASLLEMDHVSLVGPRRGKELETDKETQRSSREICSKEEIETPSWDETKVKIQSPILASHAAFNIDCLELTLPPELALQLKEIFGPVGIDAGSLTVEDCVVHIDLNLARVIHEKWKESILKRQRRGESCNLSAEGPTVIQQIDTDDSDMLLSQNADSKIQKKKISWVSGSSNDTQTKKPATSEVFPFMDHWNAQIQKVSLRQIISEEIAMQEKQDLNRVPSMARKDCAAKLKEKQLFEMFPTINQNFLMDIFKDNNYSLEQTEQFLNCVLEADPVKTVIAQESVQQNEIVSSYSAAKNREKKAKKSKEEDDPLSEIFQEFEYPQYADLRAEAFCHQQKRQECLKKAGEAYRMGMKSVAAFYAHQGRLHEQKMKEANHAAAVQIFERVNTSLLPMNVLDLHGLHVDEAVNQLSRVLQEKCEEYQQTGGKPYLSVITGRGSHSQGGVARIRPAAIRYLTSHNFRFTEIKPGCLKVMLN
- the N4BP2 gene encoding NEDD4-binding protein 2 isoform X2, with amino-acid sequence MPRRRKTGGSPSRKIGNSDRTAAAVSQGDPSRSVSSAVHSVNKEELFNSMSEMFSDLDPSVVYMVLSECDFKENAMDYLLELSTHAKGVASSKSLGFDSVSSSLALVNQQRSVANERAEESTAEESNSEDTKEKVLSPSVQLTEELDSLIENAFQRYSLSDELPDSANDQMAHKCSVEHDDFNEFLEWEKSDSGCNVLLFPQQTGTNNEVLENCCSQPPVSHLSVQRSSPAASDAFAQILEDCDLSEIHDVVSEVYQQSNGEMSCGNSEKTQGTVLDRKSVTAASGESSQRPLELGTAVTGNPNSGCLEQHKEEVVTDFNSHQNTSLPEACVSLETSSFKTPKPADFQQTQQDYDLNFSTASCQAQQQWNLMAPIFYPSSGSHSFVTPVAVSLGQWRPVSDYRTLEKGLFFSSPVVSNAWDSNPSLKVWGNQDRNSKLNLSQAQQPPVCHMMRKKMHLIGQVLVLLRGVPGSGKSYLARTLLEDNPGGIILSTDDYFCKHGQYHYDPNRLGEAHDWNRKRAKEAFEMRISPIIIDNTNIQAWEMKPYVTLAQQFKYEVVFREPDTWWKFKPKELERRNIHGVSKEKIKRMLEQYEPCLTVSSILDSSVPDKSEAAGWSEDPCQEESYRKREAHSDAMEEKPFASDVEPLELAENKKTFPSTSLILESSCDPEHFQKEGKELENNSVEHNSENSTVQDDLDVCSSDCVEKELPLEKKEETGEKIEENTETKMDEVVVTTTEETVCLSTGGAEEHSDNIILKVQTEVEQSGKIFTEPKSTQSSNIGEPSSSAFDTSGKPELLNFLGDWPVEQTMGQRVKRARRLEKSTLKSDTEGKTPSQQHPGLGEEQAGLPGTCTVEKGHEEENRASSCSSVSSDKVTPELQMIGHWPVSGSLEQRQQRSRRMRKTSLNQSDEGRNTEGDISRNVLETVDVLCGTPVNTAEQPDSKSLHVHQPGPAASETVGEKKSQQNKRMRKHHKLALTFTNNNLVHPKEEEHLSVVNAVEEKHGMCTCSQKSSYSQTESQDFALLWRLEKKMLFPETTKVLHGRLDGFKPKDLDNASDSKEKIPYRVMYDKSTFVEESELINIDESEELNMLCKLFESVSFDALKDLYERCNKDIDWATGLLLDSEKLRKDVETERFQAREAEPVVADLDFKASTNYGESLKDCEQMPQITGAGDISEPSEDKNASLSLAESRATKATVTDADVSNLLAATSLNDAVELKNSGDTAPRTDAGSPAAGIIEPSISGDQKIESESPVEEAISKPLVSQLDAGSCVPVALCGGPNMTSTDLKFELNNESDSNPSESNAEDSQVTASLLEMDHVSLVGPRRGKELETDKETQRSSREICSKEEIETPSWDETKVKIQSPILASHAAFNIDCLELTLPPELALQLKEIFGPVGIDAGSLTVEDCVVHIDLNLARVIHEKWKESILKRQRRGESCNLSAEGPTVIQQIDTDDSDMLLSQNADSKIQKKKISWVSGSSNDTQTKKPATSEVFPFMDHWNAQIQKVSLRQIISEEIAMQEKQDLNRVPSMARKDCAAKLKEKQLFEMFPTINQNFLMDIFKDNNYSLEQTEQFLNCVLEADPVKTVIAQESVQQNEIVSSYSAAKNREKKAKKSKEEDDPLSEIFQEFEYPQYADLRAEAFCHQQKRQECLKKAGEAYRMGMKSVAAFYAHQGRLHEQKMKEANHAAAVQIFERVNTSLLPMNVLDLHGLHVDEAVNQLSRVLQEKCEEYQQTGGKPYLSVITGRGSHSQGGVARIRPAAIRYLTSHNFRFTEIKPGCLKVMLN